In the Terriglobus sp. RCC_193 genome, GTTCGTATGAGCTTCGCTGGTTTTCTTTGAGCGATGCTGATTCGTTACTCCGCTCAGATGACGACACTTCATTTATGCGTTACATGCAAAGAGCGCTGGCGAATTTGCCAGCGCTCTTTGCAGATTCCAATTGCTGCGGAGCGCTACTTCTCCTCGTCATCCATGATGAGGATGGCGGCGGCGATGGTGGTGGTCCACAGGCCTTTTTTGTCGCCCACGGCGGACTGCGTTACGTTTGCCGTGCGCACGATCTTGTTGGAGATGCGGTAGATTTCCTTCTTCTCATCCCAGCTCTTGTCCGGATCGAAGTCCACGTCGAGCGTGGTGGCGAGCATCTCCGCGGCCAGTTCTTCTGCGTAGTCACCAGCCTGATCTTCGGTCTCACCGAAGCTGTGGTGCTCCGAGAGATAGCCGTAGGTGTTGCGATCGGTGGGGATAGCCACGCCGATGGACGACACGCAAAGGCGGTGTGCTTCACGCGTGCTGTTTTCCGCGACCACTGCAAAGACGACCTCGCCGGGGTTCAGGTACTTCAAACCTTCCTTGCGGGTGATCAGTTTGCACTTGGGCGGGAAGATGGACGACACGCGTACCAGATTCTGAGCCGCGATACCGGCGTCGCGCAGCGCCATCTCGAACGATGTCAGTCGTTCCTTGTGCTTTCCTACGCCCTTCGTGAAGAAGATGCGCTTCGGAACCATGTTCATGCCCAATGTAGTCGTAGCCTCCAGACTGATTCGAGAACTGCTGCCTATAAGCAGAAGCCCAAATGAAATTATCACATGTTGGAGGCTTTGCCGGGGCGTGTGAGCCGTGAGAATTGCACGAATCGCAAATATTTACATTCACGAAAGCCCGGCTCTTTTTTCGTACCTCAGAACGTCAATCTTCAGTAGAGGTTTTCGGCGGATTTCTGCTAACTTAAGAATCGGTGATTCACCGCCTTTTCACACCACATCTGTAGCGAAAACCCACCGGGGTACTGGCAAAGCCAGCCTGGGGGAAAACCAAGGAGTCGTATGTCCGGCAATTACCGCGATTTTCTCGAACTGTCGTATGCAGAGCTCGAAGACCTTAACCTGGCAGCTAAGGACCAGCGCAAACAGCGCGTGGCAATCGACAAGATTCAGGAAGAGCGGCTGAAGTACCTGACGGACACGAAGGGCATCAAGGCCGTGACCGTTTGCTTCAGCGACCTGGAAGGCCGTTTGCACATGCTGGACTATGACAAGAAGTTCCTGGTCAACAGCTATGACAACCTGACCTTTGACGGCTCGTCCATCCGTGGCTTTACGGCGCAGAAGGAATCGGATCTGCGCCTGGGCCTGGACTGGAATGCGTTTTACTGGACACCTTCCGACGTGTTCGGTAGCGGCAAGGTGCTGGTGTTCGGTGAAGTGATCGACAAGAACGGTCAGCCCTATGCAGCCGATCTGCGTGGCATTCTGAAGCAGTATGCCAACCATCAGTTTGCTGAGAAGGGCTACACGCTGAACGCTGCGAACGAAGTGGAAGGTTTCCTCTTCGAAGGCGTGGATGCGGAGCGCAGCTATCACAAGACCGGTTCGTTCGAGTATGTGAACGCAGGTGGCTACTACCACTCGCTGCCGGGTGATCCTCTGCGTGAGTTCATTGACACCACCGCAGAAGTGCAGCGCGCGATGGGCTTTGAAAACGAGAAGGACCATCCGGAAGTTGCGCCTTCGCAGTTTGAGATCAACTACACCTACGGTGATGTGGTTTCCGCTGCGGATCAGATCCAGCTCTACAAGCTGATCTGTCGCCAAGTGGCCACGCAGATGGGTATGACGGCATCGTTCCTGCCCAAGCCGGTGACCGGCGTGAATGGCAGCGGCATGCACACCAACGTTTCCATCACCAAGGACAAGAAGAACCTCTTCTTCGACAAGGCTGGCGAAGAGAACATGTCGGAACTGGCGTGGAGCTTCATCGACAAGGTTCTGACGCACGGCAACGACCTCTGCCTGCTGCTGAACTCGTCTGTGAATGCGTACCGCCGCCTGGATCCGCACTTCGAAGCTCCGAACCAGATCAAGGCTTCGGCGACCGATCGTGGATCGATGGTTCGTATTCCCATCGGCAACGAGAAGTCGGCGCGCGTTGAGGTCCGTTCGGTGGGCCCGGATGCGAATCCGTATGGCGTGCTGTACTCCATCTTCAAGACGGGTCTTGATGGACAGGTGAGCAACATCGAAAACCTGCGTCAGGCTTCACGTTATCTGCCGGACAACATCTACACGGCGATCGAAAACTTCCGCGGCGCCGATTGGACCACAACGCTGCTGGGCGCCGATGTGAAGGATCGTTTTGCAGACCTGAAGCAGGCCGCCGCAGATCGCAGCCCGCGTCTGCTGGGCAGCATTGTGAAGGGCAGCGAAGTGCAGTTCCACCACGAAGTCTACAACCAGCTTCTCTGGGGCCAGTTCTAGGCACTTCGTGCCGTTCTCGACGCACTTTGTGCGTGATTCGTACTACTACCTGCAGTGTTGGAAGCCCGGCCTCGCGCCGGGCTTTCTGCTTTTGAGGTTGGTAGGGAAGTAACTTTAGCGGTTGGAGGGGAGATGGATGCGGAAGATGATGCCTGCGCCGAAGCGGATGTTGCGCTGGCGATTGTCGACGCCGTTGGGCAGATTGGTTTGCAGATAGTCGACCTGTACCGGACGCAAAAGGATTGCGTGACTCATGGGGAGATCGATGCTGCCGCCGAACGCCATAGCGAGATTTGTTGATGTGTCCGTGTGCGTGTTGGTGGTGAGAATGAAGTCGCTATCGAAGCCACGGACTGCACCGACGAGTGCCTGCGCGTTGAGACGGATGCGGTGGATGGGCATGGTGTAGCGCGGGCCGGCGAGGAGTGTGATTTCGCTGAGCCCGCGGGTGCTTGCGGGAACGCGATTCACCGTGCCGCCGCCTACCTCCACAACTGCGCGGAGATGCGGCAGGACGGGGATGGAGGCTTCGATGGCGCCTCCCTGCAGGATGAAACAGCCGCAGCTTCCCGGAGGGGCATTGGCGGCTGTGGCAGAGTAGCGCAGGCCTACCTGCAGCGTGTTGTCCTGCATCTGGGTGTGTGCTGCCGTGCATGACCATGCGACAGCAAGCAGTGAGACGACGAGCTTCATTGAGTGAGATCCAGTTCTACGGGGACGGAGTGTGTGAGCGTGTCGCCCACTACGCCTGTTGTGGTGGCGGTGATCGTGCAGTTGTAGCGGTGCGTATTGTCTGAGGGGCCGGTGCTGGTTCTAAAACCTCCGCATCCCTGCAAGGTGAGCGTGCCGAAGATTAGAAGGAAGACGGGGAGACGTTTTAGTTTCAGCGGGAAGATTCCACAGAGAAGCAACGCCGTGAACAGAACGCCAGGATCTGATTGCCACGCCAGCGTTGCGGGGATTTTGATCAGAAGGGATACCGCGACCGGATCGCCGCCAAGTGTGAATGTGGATGGCGTGAAGGTGGCCGTGGCTCCGCTGGGCAGGTTGCTTATGGTGAGCGTTGTCGCGTGATTCAAGGTGCCATTCAGCGGAAGAAGCGTGATGGGAACGGTGACTGAGCCGTTGGCATTGCCGCTGTAACCGGTGGCGGATGTGGTGAGAGAAAAATCGGGTGCTGCAACGACCGTCTGCGTGATGGATGCGGAGGTGCTGGTGGCGTATGTGCTGTCGCCGCTATAGATGGCTCGAAGTGTGTGTGGGCCTGCGGTGAGTGCTGCCGTGGAGAGCACGGCTGTGCCCGAGGTGAGCGGCACTGTGGCGATGTTATTCGCGCCATCCTGGAAGACGACATTGCCGGTGGGCGGTGTCAGCAAAGAGCCCGCTACGGTGGTGGTGAGCCGGATGGGCGCTCCGGAATAACTGATGGAACCGTCGCTGACCAGCGCGATGCGTGATGTGGCGAGATTGGTGCCGGGTATTCCGATGCCTGTGAGCCGCAGCATCGAGGGCGGCGCTGCGGCTGATTGGATTAGACCGATTGCCTGGGCGGCTCCGTTGGTTTGTGGTGTAAAGGCTAACTGGAGCGAACACTGTGCGTGTGCGGCGAGTGTGAAGGGGAGCGTGCCGCAGGTGCCGTTTGAAGTGATGGAAAATGCGGGCGAAAAAGCGATGGAGGTGATCGGGAGTGGGGTGTTCCCGGCATTTTGCAGTTGCAGAGTTTGTGCTGAGGAGGTCAACCCGATGGGGATGCTGCCGAAGTCCAGTGTTGGCAATGCGAGATGTTGCACCTGATGATTGCCGCGGTCGCTGATGGCGATGCCGCCGCTGGCGTCGGTTGCGACAGAGGAGGGGGAGTTGAGTGCACCGGTGGCCAACGTACCCTGTTTGCCGCTCCCGGTCAGAACACTGTTGCCTGTGGCTGCGGTTTGCACCACTTGCTGGAGTTGTGCATCGGCGACGACGATGTTGCCGGAGGCGTCGAGGGTCATGCCTTCGGGGCTGCGAAAGCTTGTGTTGCCGTAAGGGGCGATGTTGCCGTTGGGCGACAGGATGCGGATGCGTCGGGCGTCGGTATCGGCGATGAGGACGCGGCCATCGTTCAAGACGAGCAGAGCTGCCGGCCTGCGGAATGTGGCATTTGTGGCTGGCCCTCCGTCACCGGAGTCTCCTTCTTTTCCAGTGCCAGCAATCGCGACGATGGTTCCATCCGTGGTGAGTCGGCGGATGCGGTGATTGCCGGTATCGGCAATGAGGAGCGTGCCGTCTGCACCCATAGCCAGGCCTGCGGGATTGCGCAGTTTGGCGGCTTGGGCGGAGCTTCCGTCTCCAGAGTCTCCGGGTTTACCGATGCCCGCTACGGTGGTGATCGTCCCGTTGGGCATTACGCTGCGAATGCAGTGATTGCCTGTATCTGCAATGAAGAGCGTTCCATCGCTGCGGAGGGCAATGGCCACGGGGCGGTTGAGAAGAGCTTTTGTGGCCTGGCCACCATCGCCGTCGTAGCCCTCGCGTCCAGTTCCGGCGATGACGGTCAGTTGGCCATTGGGGGTAATGCGGGTGACCTGGTTGTTCCGGCTGTCGACGACGAAGAGGTTGCCTGCGACATCATATTGCACCGTGCGCGGGGTCCCGAATCGCGCTGTAAGGGCGTCTCCAGTTGCGGTGGCGCCATCCTTGCCGCTGCCGCCAAGCGTGGCCACGGTATTGCCAGAGTTCAGGATCAGGCGGGTTTGAGAAGGTGCGAAGGCCGCCATGAAGAGCAGGACAGGCGTCAATCCGTGTCGGGAAAATCGAGGGACACGGGACACTGTGCTGCGGATGTGACCACGGACTGTGGCCACGAGGGAACGGAGCTTCATGGATTCAGGAGATTATCGCAGTTTTTCAGATGTCACGAACGAGGTACTAACACCTTTGGTACATAGTGAAGACCCACCTTTGGGGGTAGCCTTACTATCAGCTTTGTAGTTCACCTCAAAATTTTCCCAGAACGGGAATGGATGTTTGAATCATTCAGGATGTGAGCTGGTCTAAGGGATTGCCGAGAGTCAGTTTGAGAGAGGCCAGTCAGGAGTATGCAGGATTTGGAGTACCAATGCTGGGTGCGTGAACAGGAACGCAAATTGCGGTCTGCACCCCACTCCGGTCGTGTACTCGGAGGCATACCAAAGTTTTCCATGGCGTTTCAGCCGATTGTGAATGTGGCCAGCGGTAGCGTTTACGGTTACGAGTCGCTCGTGCGGTCTGAGAGCGGCGACTCTGCGCACAGTGTTCTTTCGCGTGTACCTACCGAACATTTTCATACGTTTGATCGTGCGTGCCGCTCCAAAGCAATGTCTGAGGCGATCCGCTGCGGATTTCTCACGACGGGTTCCACGCGTCTTTGCGTGAATGTGAACCCGAATGCGGCCGTGAATGAAGCCAGCGATCTTCGGCGGACATGCGATGAAGCTGCTGAAATGGGATTTCCGCTGGAACGGCTGGTACTGGAACTGGTGGAAGATGAAGAGATCTGGGACCTGGCGAAGCTGAAGCCGATTATCGATGAGTATCGCGAGTATGGCGTGAAGGTGGCGATGGACGACTTTGGCGCGGGCTATTCCGGGCTGAAGCTGCTTTCGCGACTGAAGCCTGACCTGATCAAACTGGATATGGCGCTGGTACATGCGATGGATGAGGACCGCACGTCGCAGGTGATTGTGAAGGCGATTGTGCAGGCTTGTTTTGAACTTGGTATCGTTACCATTGCAGAGGGCGTGGAGCGGTATGACCAGGCGATGCGCCTACGCGATATGGGCGTGGTCTACCAGCAGGGCTATTACTTTGCCCGCCCCGCCTTTGAATCGCTTCCTGCCATTCAGTTCGAGTTGCCGGAGCTGCAGATCGGTTAGACGATCTGCAGGCCCCTCCTAAGCGAAGAAGAATTCCTTTGTGCGCAGTTCCTTAATGGTGTCGCGCAGCTTCGCGGCTTTCTCAAATTCAAAGTTCTTTGCCGCTTCGCGCATCTCGGTTTCCAGACCGGCAATGTGCTTGTCCAGCTCCTGCTGCGATGCGAAGTCCTGAATGCTGCTGTCCATGCTGACATCGACGTAATCGGCTTCGGCAATGCCGACGAGCGCTTCGCCGATGGGACGCACGACGGACTGCGGAATGATGCCGTGCTCTTCGTTGTAGGCGAGCTGCTTTTCACGGCGGCGGTTGGTCTCGTCGAGTGCGCGACGCATACTGTCCGTCATGTTGTCGGCGTACAGGATGGCGCGGCCGTTGAGGTGGCGTGCGGCGCGGCCGATGGTCTGAATGAGCGATCCCTGCGAACGAAGGAAGCCTTCCTTGTCCGCGTCGAGGATGGCGACGAGCGAGACTTCTGGCAGGTCGAGGCCTTCGCGGAGAAGGTTGATGCCGACGAGGACATCGTATTCGCCTTTGCGCAGGTCGCGCAGGAGTTTCACCCGTTCCAGCGTCTCGATCTCCGAGTGCATGTAACGGCACTTCACACCGACTTCGGTGTAGTAGCCGCTGAGGTCTTCGGCCATGCGTTTGGTGAGTGTTGTTACCAAAACACGTTCGTTCTTGCTGACGCGGTCGCGGATTTCGGCGAGCAGGTCATCAATCTGGCCCTTGATGGGCCGGATTTCTACGGGCGGATCGACAAGACCGGTGGGGCGGATGATCTGTTCGGTGATCACGCCCGCGGCCTTGGTGAGTTCGTATGGGCCGGGCGTGGCAGAGACGTAGATGATCTGGCCGGTGCGGGTCTCAAATTCATCGAACTTGAGTGGACGGTTGTCCATTGCGGAAGGCAGGCGGAAGCCGTAGTCGACGAGGTTGCCCTTGCGTGAGCGGTCGCCGTGCCACATGCCATGAAGCTGCGGGACGGTGACGTGCGACTCGTCGATGAAGATCATGAAGTCGCGTGGGAAGTAATCGAACAGTGTTGGTGGCGGTTCGCCGGGGAGTCGTCCGCTGAAGTGGCGCGAGTAATTTTCGATGCCGTGGCAGTAGCCTACGGACTTGATCATCTCAAGATCGAAACGCGTGCGCTGATGGATGCGCTGCGCTTCGACCATGCGGCCCTCTTTTTCAAGCTGTGCTTCCCAATCGGTGAGTTCGCTCACGATGGAGTCGATGGCCGCGGATTTGCGTTCGGGCTGTACGACATAGTGCGATTTGGGATAGATGGGCAGGCGCGCGTACTTCTGCTTGACGGTGCCGAAGAGTGGATCGATCTGCGAGAGAGAGTCGATCTCGTCGCCGAAGAGTTCAATGCGGTAAGCGAGTTCGTCGTAGGTGGGGTAGACCTCGATGATGTCGCCGCGGACGCGGAAGGTGCCGCGGCGGAAGTCGCCTTCGTTGCGCTCGTAAAGGATTTCGACGAGACGGCGGGTGATGTCTTCGCGGCGGATCTTCTGGCCTTTTTCGAGCAGCATCAACATGCCGTAATACGCTTCCGGCGAACCGAGGCCGTAGATGCAGGAGACGGACGAGACGATGATGCAGTCGCGACGTTCGAAGAGAGAACGCGTTGCGCTGAGGCGCAGCTTGTCCAACTCGTCGTTGATGGTGGCTTCTTTCTCGATGTAGAGATCGCCGGAAGGGATGTAGGCTTCGGGCTGGTAGTAGTCGTAATAGCTGACGAAGTATTCGACTGCGTTGTTGGGGAAGAACTGTTTGAACTCGTGATACAGCTGTGCGGCGAGTGTCTTGTTGTGCGCCAGGATGAGGGCGGGCCGGTTGGAGGCTTCAATGACCTTTGCCATGGTGAAGGTCTTACCGCTGCCGGTGACGCCGAGGAGCACCTGATGCTTCTCGCCGTCGCGCAATCCCTGCGTCAGATCGGCGATGGCGGTGGGTTGATCGCCCTGTGGTTTGTAGTCCGTCGCGAGCTGGAAGTCCATCCATTTAGTTTACCGTTTCTTCGCCTTTTTGCGGTGAAGAGATGGCTCAAGACAGATGGACTTTCTGTTGGCACATGCGGTGTTTATTCCGTGCGGAGCGCCTCCATGGGGTTGGCGGTTGCCGCGCGGCGGGCAGGTAGAGCGCTTGCCAGGAATGTGGAAACTCCAAGTACGACGCAGGAGATGCCGAGTGTGAGAGGATCCCATCCGGAGACACCGAAGAGGACCGACTTCAGAAGCGAAGCGGCGAGTACGGAAAGAAGCAGACCGCTTAAGATGCCAGCCAGGCTAAGCCGTCCAGCTTCGCGCAGCACCATGCCGTAAATGGATTCGCGTCGCGCACCGAGCGCCATGCGGACGCCGATTTCGCGGGTTCGCAGGGAGATGGAGTAGCTGATGACGCCATAGAGACCGACGGCGCAGAGCAGCAGCGCGGTTATGGCGAATGCACCCGCCAGCCATGCGGCACCGCGATGTAGCGTAGCGCTTTGCGAACTGTTGATGCGGTCGTTCATGGTCATGACGTCGCTCATACCAAGATCGGGATCGACAGAACGAATCACGCCGGGCAGAGACGCGATGATGGAGCTTTCTCCGGAAGCTACGCGGAGAACGATGGCCGCCTGATCCACCGACTGATATGCGGAGTAATACGCTGCAGGCCAGATGGGATCGTCGAGCGAACCTTCATGCAGATCGTCGATGACACCGACGATGGTTTTCATGGATTTGGGAGTGAGTGAGGTATCTCCGAAGGTCTTGCCGATGGGGTTCTGACCGGGGAAATAACTCTCCGCGAAATGACGATTCACGACGGCTACCAAAGGTTTGTCGGCGGTGTCCTGCTCGGAGATGAAGCGTCCTTTGAGCAGAGGCACGCCGAGCGCCTGAAGATAGGTAGAGGAAGCGCTGCGCCCATTGATCTCGATGTGCTTGCCGTCGTAGGGGCGATCGGGGAAGCGAATCCAATCGGTATTGCCGTTGAAGGTGACCGGCAACAGGCTTCCAAATCCTGCTGCGGTGACACCTGGAAGAGTGGAGAGGCGTTCTACGACCCGACGCTCCATCGCAATTTGCGCCGCGTCTGTGGGGAACTTCTTTCCTGGCGGAACGACGTTCACAGTAACCAGATGATCGGGATTGAAGTTGAGGTCAGTGCGCAGAAGATTGGCAAGGCTACGCGAGAGAAGTCCAGCCCCGGCCAGGAGCACGACCGCAACCGCGACTTCTGCGATGACCAGCAACGATCCCACACGGTTCCAACTGAGACTGCCGGAGCCTGCACCAGCACTGCCTTCGGCAATGGCGCGCTGTAACGCGTTCCATGAAATGCGCAGGCCGGGGATGAGTGTGAACAGGATGATGGCGCCGATGGCGATGGAAGCCGCAAAGAACAGAGTGTCGCGGTTGATGGATACGGAATCGAAGAACGGCATCTGGTCACGCATACTCTGCGGTACCAGAAGCATGATGGAACGCACGCTCAATAAAGCGAGTGCGATGCCTGTAATGGTGCCGGTGAGTACGAGCGTGATGCTTTCTGTTGCGAATTGCCGGAACATTCTGCGGCGTGTTGCTCCGAGTGCGGTGCGCAGCGCAAACTCTCGGCGGCGGCCTTCAGAGCGTGCCAGCAAGAGGCTGGCGACGTTGATGCAGGCGATGAAGCACAGCAACAGAGCCGCAGACAACAGGACGTAGAACACAGGACGGATTTTTCGAACGATCTGTTCTGTGAGCGGCATGGCGATGCCGCCCTGGCCGCGGTTGGAGTCAGGGTATTGCGACTCCAGGTTATGCGCGATTGCTTTCACATCGGCATCTGCCTGCTGGAAGGTGACGCCAGATTTCAGACGTGCGACTCCATTCAGTGAATGGCAGCTTCTGCGTCCTTCACAGTAACCCTGCTCTGGCGTGATGGCTGTAAGAGCCTGAAGGCGACCGCGTGGGGCGAACTGGAATTTTTCCGGTAGGACGCCGATGACGGTGTATTTGTCACCGCTGAAATCCAGCGTGCGATTCACTACGTCGGGATCCATGTGGAAAATGTCTCGCCACAGCTCGTAGCTGATCATGACAACCTTTGCGGCTCCGACGAGATTGTCTGTCGCGGCGAAATCGCGGCCCGCCACTGGATGAACGCCGAGCGTGGAAAGGAAGTTTGCACTGACACGCATTGCCGGCGTGAAGACAAGGCCTTCACCGATGCGCATCTGGAAGCCACCGTAACGCCATACGGCGAGCGATTCAAAGCTTCTGTTCTGCCGTTGCCAGTCCTGATAATCCTGCCAGGAGAGGTTGGCGGGGCCCATGATTTCGACGGTCTCGGTAACCCACGCGAGACGCTGCGGTTCGCGGTAGGGCAGCGGCTTGATCATGGCTGCGTCGACAAAAGCGAAGATGGCGATGCTGGCACCGAAACCCAGTGCCAGGGTGAAGATGGCGGTCAGGGTAAATGCGGGGCGATGGCGAAGCTGGCGGAAGGCAAAGCGGAGGTCCTGAAGGAGCTCCTCCACAGAAGGGAGTGTGCGACGATCACGAACGGATTGCATGGTTTGTTCCAGTCCTCCTAATTGCAGCAGTGCCTGACGGCGCGCTTCTTCATGGGAAAGACCGCGGAGTTCGCCATCTTCCGTCATCAGGGCAAGATCGTGTGCGAGTTCTTCACGCATGCCGGGTTCGCTGGACGGAGCTATCCAGAGACCTCGCAGCCGGATGAAGAAGGCGCGTAGAGCGGCGATCATTTTGCAGCCTCCAGCGCCAGGAAGCGAGCCATGATTTCACTGGTTTGCTGCCAACTTTTTGCTTCGGCGGCAAGACGACGATGACCGGCGCGGGTGAGGGAATAAAATTTGGCGCGGCGATTGTTGTCCGAGTTTCCCCACTCCGATGCGACGTAGCCCTCCTGTTCCAGCTTCACGAGTGCGGGATAGAGCGTGCCGTAGTTGAGTGCGAGGATGTCGCCGCTGGTCTGCTCGATGCGACGCGCGATGCCATAGCCGTGCTGTGCGCCCATGCTTTGCAGGGTTTTCAGCACCATCAGGCTCAGGGTTCCCTGCCACACATCCGCGCGTTCGCTCATACGATAGCTCCTATAGGGAACCCATAGGGACTCCTATGGTTATCCAATAGAACACTGTGACGAGGATTTGGCAAGGAGATTCTTGCCCGTGCGTTGTTCCTCGGGGCTGTATACGCAGCAGGCATCGAGAAGGTTCGGGGAAAGTTTGATGTTATGCAGGGTAATTCCAGTGTTAGTCTGCCTGCACGATCCACTGCCGTTCCGTAATGGAGTTGAGTATGGCAACTTCGTCGTTTGCGTTTGATGAATCGGCTTTGCCTGTTGGCGCGCCGGAAGAGCTTGCGGGACCGCCCGAGCCGTCGCTTGGGCCAGTGGCTCGGCAGGAGCGCATCGGATCGCTGGATGTGCTGCGCGGCTTTTCGCTGATGGGCATCCTGATTATGAACATCACGGATTTTGCCTTTGGCTTTACCAACTATGCATTGCCGTTGAGCATGCTTTCGCCGGTATTTAATGGGCCGCATGCAAAGGCCAATACGATTGCGTGGATGTTGCGCTGGGTCCTGGCCGAAGGCAAGATGCGCGCCATGTTCAGCATGTTGTTCGGTGCAGGCGCGGTATTGCTGACGGAGCGTGCGGAGCGGCGTGGCGGCGGTGATCGCGTGGCGGATATCTTTCTTCGCCGCAATATGTGGCTGGTGGTGATTGGGATGCTGCACGCCTTCCTGATCTGGAATGGCGACATTCTTTTCTGGTACGGCATTACGGGATTGCTGTTTCTGTATCCGATGCGTCATCTGAAGTCGAAGATGCTGCGGAGGACAGCGGGATGGCTGCTGCTGGTATGGGTGTTGGCTGCCGGTGTTGGGCGTAGTGTGGGCGTGTACTTCACGAACAAGGGCGGCAATGACGCGATTGCCAAGTTGCATGCGGGCAAAACGCTGACGGAGAAGGAACGCAAAGACATCGTGGACAAGGTGTCCCAGGACAAGCAGTGGAGCCGCCTGCGTGTGGATACCGAAAAAGAGATTGCCGACCATAAGAATTACGCCAAAGCGCTGGGGGCAGATGCGAAGGATGCGTTGCAGTCAGAGCAGGCGATTCAGTTCGCGTTTCCGGATGTGCTGATCTTTATGTTGCTGGGTATGGCCCTGTACAAAAACGGATTTCTTACCGGCGAGCAGCCGACAAAGGTGTATGTGTGGACTGCTGTGATTGGCTATGCGATTTCGCTGCCGTTGGGTGCGGCTGGTGCGATCATTGCGTGGAAGAGCGGCTTTGAGATTGTGAAGTCCACCATCTGGCTCTTTGCGCCTTACGACATTTGTCGCGTGAGTGGAGCGCTGGCGAATGCCGCGGTGATCCTGTTAATTGTGCGTGCCGGTGCGTTGCGTTGGGCGACGAAGGCCGTGGCGAATGTGGGACAGATGGCGCTATCAAACTACCTGGCGACGAGTGTGATCTGCCGCTTCCTGTTTGTGTGGGGGCCAACCCACTGGTATGGCTACATGACGTATTACAAGGTGTATTACGTGATGGCGGGAGTGTGGGCGTTTAACCTGATCTTCAGCGCGATCTGGCTGCGGTATTTCCAGTTCGGGCCGGTGGAGTGGGCATGGCGTTCGCTTACGTATTGGCATCGCCAGCCGATGAAGCTGCGGGTGTCCGCAGCGGAGCCAGCGGTGGCTTAGTTAAACTAGGGACTTGGCTAACACCTCAAAGAAAACCGAAGACCCGTCTACGCTGCGCGGACATGCGCTGGCTATCGCTTTACTGGCGGCGGGCGCACTGTTCATGGAGAACCTGGATGCGACGATTATCGC is a window encoding:
- a CDS encoding pyruvoyl-dependent arginine decarboxylase encodes the protein MNMVPKRIFFTKGVGKHKERLTSFEMALRDAGIAAQNLVRVSSIFPPKCKLITRKEGLKYLNPGEVVFAVVAENSTREAHRLCVSSIGVAIPTDRNTYGYLSEHHSFGETEDQAGDYAEELAAEMLATTLDVDFDPDKSWDEKKEIYRISNKIVRTANVTQSAVGDKKGLWTTTIAAAILIMDDEEK
- the uvrB gene encoding excinuclease ABC subunit UvrB encodes the protein MDFQLATDYKPQGDQPTAIADLTQGLRDGEKHQVLLGVTGSGKTFTMAKVIEASNRPALILAHNKTLAAQLYHEFKQFFPNNAVEYFVSYYDYYQPEAYIPSGDLYIEKEATINDELDKLRLSATRSLFERRDCIIVSSVSCIYGLGSPEAYYGMLMLLEKGQKIRREDITRRLVEILYERNEGDFRRGTFRVRGDIIEVYPTYDELAYRIELFGDEIDSLSQIDPLFGTVKQKYARLPIYPKSHYVVQPERKSAAIDSIVSELTDWEAQLEKEGRMVEAQRIHQRTRFDLEMIKSVGYCHGIENYSRHFSGRLPGEPPPTLFDYFPRDFMIFIDESHVTVPQLHGMWHGDRSRKGNLVDYGFRLPSAMDNRPLKFDEFETRTGQIIYVSATPGPYELTKAAGVITEQIIRPTGLVDPPVEIRPIKGQIDDLLAEIRDRVSKNERVLVTTLTKRMAEDLSGYYTEVGVKCRYMHSEIETLERVKLLRDLRKGEYDVLVGINLLREGLDLPEVSLVAILDADKEGFLRSQGSLIQTIGRAARHLNGRAILYADNMTDSMRRALDETNRRREKQLAYNEEHGIIPQSVVRPIGEALVGIAEADYVDVSMDSSIQDFASQQELDKHIAGLETEMREAAKNFEFEKAAKLRDTIKELRTKEFFFA
- a CDS encoding Ig-like domain repeat protein, which translates into the protein MKLRSLVATVRGHIRSTVSRVPRFSRHGLTPVLLFMAAFAPSQTRLILNSGNTVATLGGSGKDGATATGDALTARFGTPRTVQYDVAGNLFVVDSRNNQVTRITPNGQLTVIAGTGREGYDGDGGQATKALLNRPVAIALRSDGTLFIADTGNHCIRSVMPNGTITTVAGIGKPGDSGDGSSAQAAKLRNPAGLAMGADGTLLIADTGNHRIRRLTTDGTIVAIAGTGKEGDSGDGGPATNATFRRPAALLVLNDGRVLIADTDARRIRILSPNGNIAPYGNTSFRSPEGMTLDASGNIVVADAQLQQVVQTAATGNSVLTGSGKQGTLATGALNSPSSVATDASGGIAISDRGNHQVQHLALPTLDFGSIPIGLTSSAQTLQLQNAGNTPLPITSIAFSPAFSITSNGTCGTLPFTLAAHAQCSLQLAFTPQTNGAAQAIGLIQSAAAPPSMLRLTGIGIPGTNLATSRIALVSDGSISYSGAPIRLTTTVAGSLLTPPTGNVVFQDGANNIATVPLTSGTAVLSTAALTAGPHTLRAIYSGDSTYATSTSASITQTVVAAPDFSLTTSATGYSGNANGSVTVPITLLPLNGTLNHATTLTISNLPSGATATFTPSTFTLGGDPVAVSLLIKIPATLAWQSDPGVLFTALLLCGIFPLKLKRLPVFLLIFGTLTLQGCGGFRTSTGPSDNTHRYNCTITATTTGVVGDTLTHSVPVELDLTQ
- a CDS encoding EAL domain-containing protein; this translates as MREQERKLRSAPHSGRVLGGIPKFSMAFQPIVNVASGSVYGYESLVRSESGDSAHSVLSRVPTEHFHTFDRACRSKAMSEAIRCGFLTTGSTRLCVNVNPNAAVNEASDLRRTCDEAAEMGFPLERLVLELVEDEEIWDLAKLKPIIDEYREYGVKVAMDDFGAGYSGLKLLSRLKPDLIKLDMALVHAMDEDRTSQVIVKAIVQACFELGIVTIAEGVERYDQAMRLRDMGVVYQQGYYFARPAFESLPAIQFELPELQIG
- a CDS encoding glutamine synthetase family protein encodes the protein MSGNYRDFLELSYAELEDLNLAAKDQRKQRVAIDKIQEERLKYLTDTKGIKAVTVCFSDLEGRLHMLDYDKKFLVNSYDNLTFDGSSIRGFTAQKESDLRLGLDWNAFYWTPSDVFGSGKVLVFGEVIDKNGQPYAADLRGILKQYANHQFAEKGYTLNAANEVEGFLFEGVDAERSYHKTGSFEYVNAGGYYHSLPGDPLREFIDTTAEVQRAMGFENEKDHPEVAPSQFEINYTYGDVVSAADQIQLYKLICRQVATQMGMTASFLPKPVTGVNGSGMHTNVSITKDKKNLFFDKAGEENMSELAWSFIDKVLTHGNDLCLLLNSSVNAYRRLDPHFEAPNQIKASATDRGSMVRIPIGNEKSARVEVRSVGPDANPYGVLYSIFKTGLDGQVSNIENLRQASRYLPDNIYTAIENFRGADWTTTLLGADVKDRFADLKQAAADRSPRLLGSIVKGSEVQFHHEVYNQLLWGQF